From Humisphaera borealis, the proteins below share one genomic window:
- a CDS encoding LamG domain-containing protein: MRRLALSFAASVLALSPVAVFADEVKDMPTLLATRGKQVLADDFSSPTMDAKWKPAKGKWDIKDGALHGVEVASDMHAAAIRTDLKHGNAVYQFDFKFENGKVIHLSINGAKGHICRVTISPDGFQVRKDGSKTDTTDKPALLDSCKMAFEQGKRYTMVVECVGNEMIARVDDAHFAFGSDAKVASEKTNFGFPISGEGSIDNVRVWEASANPDWAKTKEKLTSEHPPKMAPAVPARKPAAAAPKGKAK; this comes from the coding sequence ATGCGTCGTCTTGCCCTGTCATTTGCGGCCTCGGTTCTCGCGTTGTCGCCCGTCGCGGTGTTCGCCGACGAGGTCAAAGACATGCCCACACTGCTGGCGACCCGCGGCAAGCAGGTGCTCGCCGATGACTTCTCGTCCCCGACCATGGATGCCAAATGGAAGCCGGCCAAGGGCAAGTGGGACATCAAGGATGGCGCGCTGCACGGGGTGGAAGTGGCGTCGGACATGCACGCGGCTGCGATCCGCACCGATCTGAAGCATGGCAACGCGGTGTACCAGTTTGATTTCAAGTTTGAGAACGGGAAGGTGATTCACCTGAGCATCAATGGGGCCAAGGGGCACATCTGCCGGGTGACCATTTCGCCGGACGGCTTCCAGGTGCGGAAGGACGGTTCCAAGACCGACACCACCGACAAGCCGGCGCTGCTGGATTCGTGCAAGATGGCGTTCGAGCAGGGCAAGCGCTACACGATGGTAGTCGAATGCGTGGGCAACGAGATGATCGCCCGCGTCGACGACGCCCACTTTGCCTTCGGCAGTGACGCAAAGGTTGCTTCGGAGAAGACGAACTTCGGCTTCCCGATCTCCGGTGAAGGCAGCATTGATAACGTCAGGGTTTGGGAAGCAAGCGCCAATCCCGATTGGGCCAAGACGAAGGAGAAACTGACGAGCGAGCATCCGCCGAAGATGGCACCGGCCGTCCCCGCCAGGAAGCCGGCGGCCGCCGCGCCCAAGGGCAAGGCGAAGTAG
- the sppA gene encoding signal peptide peptidase SppA translates to MPFFADSFSRHPIPRLCLVLLGLLAGGCGAPSFLVTPVANSNSLDEREVQSGGWGGGKIAIVEVEGMLINARGGGFLAPTENPVSKFAQQLEAAQRDSSVKAVVLRINSPGGTVTASDTMYELLRKFRKDTGKPIVASTQEVAASGGYYVACAADTIVVQPTSVVGSIGVIFESVTFKGTLDKIGVTATSIKSGYLKDIGSPWKLLQDDERGIMQQLVDEYFARFVAVVKQHRRVTESVAGDLNDYKKTSYTGVYSGRVFSGAKAVELGLADQTGLLSDAIDIARKLSKSPKASAVMYSRPYGYGGSIYASSPSPPPPSGVVQLSLPEQAGLLPTGFYYLWRP, encoded by the coding sequence ATGCCATTTTTCGCAGACTCATTCAGTCGCCACCCGATACCGCGACTTTGCCTGGTTTTGCTGGGGCTGCTCGCCGGCGGTTGTGGTGCGCCCAGTTTCCTGGTCACGCCCGTCGCCAACTCCAACTCGCTCGACGAGCGTGAGGTCCAGTCCGGCGGCTGGGGCGGGGGAAAGATCGCGATTGTTGAAGTCGAGGGCATGCTGATCAACGCCCGCGGCGGCGGATTCCTGGCACCGACCGAAAACCCCGTCAGCAAGTTTGCGCAGCAGCTCGAAGCCGCACAGCGAGATTCATCGGTCAAGGCGGTCGTACTGCGTATCAATTCGCCGGGTGGCACGGTCACCGCGTCGGACACGATGTACGAACTGCTCCGCAAGTTCCGCAAAGACACTGGCAAGCCGATCGTCGCCAGCACGCAGGAAGTCGCTGCCAGCGGCGGGTACTACGTCGCCTGCGCCGCCGACACCATCGTCGTTCAGCCGACGAGCGTCGTCGGGAGCATCGGCGTGATCTTCGAATCCGTGACGTTCAAGGGAACCCTCGACAAGATCGGCGTGACGGCCACGTCGATCAAAAGCGGGTACCTCAAGGACATCGGCTCACCCTGGAAGCTTCTCCAGGACGACGAACGCGGGATCATGCAGCAACTGGTTGACGAATACTTCGCCCGATTCGTCGCAGTGGTCAAGCAGCACCGTCGTGTCACCGAAAGCGTTGCAGGTGACCTGAATGATTATAAGAAAACCAGCTATACCGGCGTCTATAGCGGGCGCGTGTTCAGCGGCGCCAAGGCAGTCGAGCTGGGCTTGGCCGACCAGACCGGACTGCTCTCCGACGCCATCGACATCGCACGCAAGCTCAGCAAGTCTCCCAAGGCATCGGCCGTGATGTACTCAAGGCCGTACGGTTATGGCGGATCGATTTACGCCAGCAGCCCGTCGCCCCCACCGCCTTCAGGTGTGGTACAATTGTCACTCCCCGAACAGGCAGGGCTGCTGCCGACGGGCTTCTACTATCTGTGGCGTCCGTAG
- a CDS encoding metallopeptidase family protein: protein MSKGKFASLVEEALADLPEPFAQYIEEVPVDVRERPTLKQLKSVGLAEDDLLMGLYVGIPLTEKSVLHSGQAPGVIYIFQEDIELVCDSAEELVREVRVTVLHELGHHFGLDEDDLARLGYG from the coding sequence GTGAGCAAAGGCAAATTCGCCTCCCTCGTCGAAGAAGCGCTCGCCGATCTTCCGGAGCCGTTCGCGCAGTACATCGAAGAAGTACCCGTCGATGTCCGCGAAAGGCCCACCCTTAAGCAGTTGAAGTCGGTCGGCCTGGCGGAGGACGACTTGCTCATGGGGCTCTACGTCGGCATTCCCCTGACCGAAAAAAGCGTGCTCCATTCCGGCCAGGCACCAGGCGTCATCTACATCTTCCAGGAAGACATCGAACTGGTCTGCGACAGTGCCGAAGAGCTGGTCCGAGAAGTCAGAGTCACCGTGCTCCACGAACTCGGGCACCACTTCGGCCTCGACGAGGACGACCTGGCCCGGCTCGGATACGGCTGA